The Papaver somniferum cultivar HN1 chromosome 3, ASM357369v1, whole genome shotgun sequence genome includes a region encoding these proteins:
- the LOC113359255 gene encoding uncharacterized protein LOC113359255, whose protein sequence is MVNTTRKDWGSKLNDALWAYRIAYKTLIGMSPYRLVYGKAYHLPVELEHKAYWVIKKCDMEYDDAGKQRKLQINELEDIRNDAYESARIYKDKTKLFHDKMISLEITSLRDNLVLKVNDHRLNPYYENIAYVNLDELPFEDVLPLEE, encoded by the exons ATGGTGAatacaacaaggaaagattggggCTCCAAGctcaatgatgcactttgggcgtatagaataGCGTATAAGACACttattggtatgtctccataccGGTTGGTTTATGGTAAGGCTTATCATCTTCcagttgaacttgaacataaggcttattgggtGATAAAGAAATGCGACATGGAGTATGATGATGCGgggaagcaaaggaagttacaaataAATGAGCTAGAGGatatacgtaatgatgcttacgagagtgcccgAATATACAAGGACAAGactaagcttttccatgacaagatgatttctc ttgaaattactagtcttagagACAACTTGGTTTTGAAGGTCAACGACCATAGATTGAATCCATACTATGAGAACATCGCTTATGTGAATTTGGACGAACTTCCATTTGAAgatgtactccctctggaggagtaa